GCTGCTGCCGCCGTGGCTGGGTGACGAGGAGCTGCACCGCAGCCACCAGTCGTCGCTGATCCGCAAGGACCCCGAGCACTACGGCCCGATGTTCCCCGGCGTGCCCGACGACCTGCCCTACGTGTGGCCCGGCGAGTGCTACCCGCGGGACGTGCCCGACACGCCCGGCCTGGTCGCCTGGTGGCTCGACCGGCCCCCGCTGCCCGACGAGCACCTGCCGCCCGCGCCGCCCCTGGACCACCGGCCCGGCCCGTCCGTCGCCCGCGAGCCCACGCGGGCCGACCTGGAGGCGATGCGGGCCGAGGCGGAGGACCCGCGCACCGTCCGCTTCTTCCGCCAGGGGCAGGTCCTACCCCTCCCGACCAGCCGTTTCACCCTCCAGGTCAACTCCTGAGAAAAAAGTTCGGCGCACGTGTCGATCCGGGCCGGTCCCCGTTCGTCGCTTCGGCAAGACCACCGAAGAGGGGACCGGACATGACCACCACCGAGACCACCGCCGACGCCCGCACCGCCAAGCTCAACGACGTCACCCTGGCCGCCTTCCGGGTCGTGGTGTCGTTCCTGTTCGGCGTCCACGGCCTGATGGGCCTGGGCTTCCTCGGCGGCATCGACGGCCAGGGCACCGCCGTCCCGTTCGGCTCGTGGCCGGGCTGGTACGGCAGCGTCATCGAGCTGGTCGGCGCCGTGCTGGTGCTGCTGGGCCTGGCCGCCCGCCCGGCCGCGTTCGTGCTGTCCGGCGTGATGGCCTACGCCTACTTCACCGTGCACCAGCCGGAAGGGCTGCTGCCGGTCCACAACGGCGGCGAGCTGGCGGCCGTGTACTCCTGGGTGTTCCTGCTGCTCGCCGTGTTCGGGCCGGGCGCCTTCACCCTCCAGCGCGCCTTCCGCCGCTAGACCCCCGCGGTTCCCCGGCGGCGCGCCTCCCCGCGAGGCGCGCCGCCGACGCGTGTTCGAAGCGGGAGGAGCCGGGCAACCCTGCGCCCATGGCCGAAACCGCTATCGAACACCCCGGGTTGACCGACGAGATGCACCCCGAGCCCGACCACGGCGAGCAGACCTACCGCGGCACGGGCCGGCTCGCCGGCAAGCGGGCCGTGATCACCGGCGGCGACTCCGGCATCGGCCGGGCCGTCGCCATCGCGTTCGCGCGCGAGGGCGCGGACGTGCTCATCTCCTACCTGCCCGACGAGGAGAAGGACGCCCGCGACACCGCGCGCCTGGTCGAGGAGGCCGGGCGCCGCGCCGTCACCGTGCCCGGCGACCTGGTCGAGCAGTCCCAGTGCGCGGCCGTGGTGGCGCGTGCCGTGGAGGAGTTCGGCGGCATCGACGTGCTGGTCAGCAACGCCGCCCACCAGATGGCCCAGGAGGACGGGCTCCTCGGGATCGGCGACGAGCAGTTCGACCGGGTGATGAAGACCAACGTCTACGCCCTGTTCTGGCTGTGCAAGGCGGCCGTGCCGCACATGGGCGAGGGCTCGGCGATCATCACCACGTCGTCCATCCAGGGCTTCCAGCCCTCGCCGCAGCTGCTCGACTACGCCACCAGCAAGGCCGCGATCGTCAACTTCACCAAGGGCCTCGCCCAGGACCTGGCCGGGCGCGGGATCAGGGTGAACTCGGTCGCGCCCGGTCCCGTGTGGACGCCGCTCATCCCCGCCACCATGCCGCCGGACGCGGTCGAGGGCTTCGGCGAGGACACCCCGCTGGGGCGCGCCGCGCAGCCCGCCGAGCTGGCCCCGCTGTACGTGTTCCTGGCGTCCGGGGAGTCCAGCTACCTCACCGGTGAGGTCGTCGGCGTGACGGGCGGCAAGCCGTTGACGTGATAACCGCAGGTCAGGGGCCCGTTAAAAGATCTTGGAAAAAATCTCGGTCCCGTGTCGATTTCCCGTTCCGCCCGTTCGTCGTGTGAGCAGGGACCAGGATGGACCGGCTTGGACGAACCGAACGGAGAAGATCGATGCGTTTCATGGTGATCGTGAAGGCGACCGCGGAGACCGAGGCCGGCGTGCAGCCGAGCGAAGAGGTGATCACGCAGATGCACGCCTTCAACGAGGAGCTGGTCAAGGCGGGCGTGATGCTCGCCGGCGAGGGCCTGCACCCCAGCTCCAAGGGCGCGCGCGTGTTCTTCTCCGGTGACGAGCGCACCGTGGTCGACGGCCCGTTCGCCGAGACCAAGGAGCTGATCGCGGGCTTCTGGCTGCTGGAGGTCAAGTCGCTGGAGGAGGCCGTCGAGTGGGTCAAGCGGGTGCCGAACCCGACCGGTGAGCAGTCCCAGATCGAGATCCGGCAGGTGTTCTCCTCGGAGGACTTCGAGAACGCGCCGCAGGAGATCATCGACCGGGAGAACGAGCTGCGCGCCCGGGCCGACGCCCGGGGCTGAACTTCCCCGTTTCCTTGCCGACGCGCGTCGGTAGCTGATCTGATCCCGGGTCGTGATGGCTACCGACGCGCGTCGCGCTGTTGAGGCGGTGTGGCGCATCGAGTCCGCCCGCCTGATCGCCGGTCTGGCCAGGATGGTCCGCGACGTGGGCCTGGCCGAGGAGCTGGCGCAGGACGCCCTGGTCAGCGCCCTGGAGCAGTGGCCGGAGGCGGGCGTCCCGCGCAACCCCGGCGCGTGGCTGATGACCGCGGCGAAGAACCGGGCCGTCGACCTCATCCGCCGCAGGCAGAACTACCAGCGCAAGCTGGAGCAGATCGGCCGCGACACCGAGCACGACCACGCCCCGGACGCGAGCACCGGCGTCGGCGACATCAACGACGACCTGCTGCGCCTGGTGTTCACCGCGTGCCACCCGGTGCTCTCCACCGAGGCCCAGGTGGCGCTGACCCTGCGCATGCTGGGCGGCCTGGCCACCGACGAGATCGCCCGCGCGTTCCTGGTGCCCGAGTCGACCGTGGCCCAGCGGATCGTGCGCGCCAAGAAGACCCTCGCCAAGGCGAACGTCCCGTTCGAGGTCCCCGCGGAGGACGAGCGCGACGCGCGCCTGGCCTCGGTGCTGGGCGTCATCTACCTGATCTTCAACGAGGGCTACTCGGCGACCGCCGGCGACGACTGGATGCGCCCCGGCCTGTGCGAGGACGCCCTCCGCCTGGCCCGCGTCCTGGCCGGCCTGATGCCGAGGGAACCCGAGGTCCACGGCCTGGTGGCCCTCCTGGAGATCCAGGCGTCACGCGCCAGGGCCCGCGTGGGCCCGAACGGCGAACCCGTGCTCCTGCTGGACCAGAACCGCGCCAGGTGGGACCAACTCCTCATCCGCCGCGGCCTGGAGGCGTTGGCGAAGGCGGAGTCCCTGGGCGGCGCGGCGGGCCCGTACGCGCTCCAGGCCGCCATCGCCGCGTGCCACGCGCGGGCGCGGACGGCGGAGGAGACGGACTGGACCCGGATCGCGGGCCTGTACGAGGCGCTGGCGCTGGTCACCCCGTCACCGGTGGTGGCGCTGAACCACGCGGTGGCGATCAGCATGGCGTTCGGCCCGGCGATCGGGCTGGAACTGGTGGACGAACTGCTGGAGGAGCCCGCGCTGAAGGGCTACCACCTGCTCCCCAGCGTCCGCGGCGACCTGCTGGTCAAGCTGGGCCGGAACGACGAGGCCCGGACGGAGTTCGAGCGCGCCGCCGGGCTGACGCGGAACGAGCGGGAGCGCAAGCTCCTGCTCGACCGCGCCGCCGCCTGCTGAAGCCGGGGTCACCCGGTCCGGCCGAAGTGGAACGGGCAGTGCGACCCGCCGGTCCCGATCGTGGTCACCCGCTCGAACCGGAACCCGTGCCGCCCGGGCTCGATCGCGTCGATCCAGCTCCGGTCGAACTCGCACATCACCGGCGCCAGCTCCGACGCGCCGTTGGCCATCAGCACGTCGTAGTAGAAGCAGCGGCGGACATCGGCTTCGAACCGGCTGTCGTCGTCCACCGGGTGCTCGAACGCGAACCCGGCCCCGAACGCGTCGACCTCCCGGGCCCGCACCAGCTCCACCATCGCCCGGTACGGATCGGGCGCCGCGTCGAGCATGGCGGCCGTGGCGGCTCGGACCGCGGGCGCCAGCGGTTCGACGAACGCCGCCCGCACGGCCTCCACGGCGCCCCCAGCCCCCAGTACCGGCGTCAAAACCTCATGCGCCGCAACCAGCAGCAGCGTCATCCGGAGGTTGTGCCGGGCGGGCTCGTCCACGACCAGGTGGCCGTTCCCGGCGATCAGCTCCTCGTGCCGCGCCCGCATGGCAGGCACGTCGTACGCGCTCAAGTGGTCGAAGAACCCCTCAACAACCGCAGCGGTGTCCGCCTCGGCATCGGGGACGTAAGCATCATTGAAGTGGTCGGTGGTCATTGTCGTCCTCTCGCGGTCATGCGAGTACGCCGGCGCACTCCACCGACCAACCGGCGCCGACGAACTCCAGTGTGTCCTGTCACGCCCACGCTACCGTGGGCGCCGGGGGGATCACATGAAGCTGGACCAACGCGACTTCGCGCGCTTCTGGGCCGCGGACACCGTGTCGCTGGCGGGCACGCACGTCACCACGCTGGCGCTCAAGGCCGTCGCCGTCCTCACCCTGGGCGCCTCCACCACCGTGGCCGGCCTCCTGGAATCGGCCCGCTGGCTGCCCTACCTGCTCCTCGGCCTGGTGGCCGGCGTCCTGGTGGACCGCCGCCGCCGACTGCCGCTGCTCATCGGCACCGACTTCGCCCGCGCCGCCGTGCTGGCCCTGGTCCCGCTGCTGGCTTTCACGGGTCTGCTGACCATCCCGCTGCTGGCCGCGATCGTGCTCGTCTTCGGCACCCTGTCCCTGTTCCACGACGCGGCCCACCAGTCGTTCCTCCCCCGCCTGGTGACCAGGCAACAGCTGACGGACGCCAACGCCCGCATGGAACAAACCCGCTCGGCAGCCCAGGGAGTGGGCCCGCTGGTCGGCGGCGCCCTGGTCAAGTTGATCGGCGGCCCCCTGGCGTTCCTGGTCGACGCCGTCTCCTACCTGATCTCCGGCCTGGTCCTGTCCGGGCTCCGCACCCCGGAACCCCCGCCCACCCCGGAAGAACGCCACCTGCGCACCGAGATCCGCGACGGCCTCCGCTGGGTCTACCACCACCCCGTGCTGCGCCCGATGGCCCTGGCCACGCACGCCTGGTTCTTCTTCTCCTCCATGGTCAGCGCCACCTACACCGTGCTCGTGCTGGACGAACTCCACTTCGACCCCTTCGAGTTCGGCGTGACGTTCGCGGTCGGCGGCGCGGGTGCCCTCCTGGGCGCCTCCCTGGCCGGTCGCGCGTGCCGCCGCTTCGGCGAGGGCCAGGTGATCCTGGTGGGCCGCTGGCTCACCCCGGCCGCCTACGCCCTGCTGCCGTTCGCCACCGCCACCACCAGCGGGTTCGCCTTGCTGTGCGCGGCGCAGTTCGCGTTCTACTTCGCGATCGGCCTGGAGAGCCCCGGTGAGATGGGCTACCGGCAGGCGGTCACCCCCGACCGGCTCCAGGGCCGCATGAACGGCACCATGAGGTCGATCAACCGAGCCGCCATCGTGTTCGGCGCACCGCTGGGCGGCGTCCTGGCCGACACGCTCGGCTTCACCACCGCCCTGTGGATCGCGATCGCGGGCCTGACCGTCCAGGCGGTCGGGATCACCTGCTCCTCCGTCCGCACGGCCCGGGTCTGACCCCTAGCAGTACGTCGCCGCCGGCAGGTCGCCCCGCGCGAACGCCCCCGGCGACACCCCCATCACCGCCCGGAACTCCGCGCTCAGGTGCGCCTGGTCGAAGTACCCCAGCTCCACCGCCACCCGCGCCCACCCACCACGCCGCCCCCGGGCCACCACCCGCCGCACGCGGTCCACGCGCGCGAAGCGCTTGGGGGACAACCCCACCGCCCTGGTGAACACCGCCCGCAACTGCCGCTCGCTCACGTTCAAAGCAACAGCCGTCTCGGCCACCCCGCGCGTGCGCAACAGCCCGGTCGCCGCGTGCACCAGGTCCGACCGCCCCGGGTCGATCGACGCCACCCGCCGCAGCAGGGCCGAGGTCAGCGCGGCCGGTTCCAGCGCGTCCGCACCCGACCACAGCTCACCCAGCGGCACCACGCGCCCGGCCAGCTCGTCCGCCGGCACGCCCAGCACGGCCTGCGCCCGCCCCGGCGCCAACCGCACCACGGTCCGCCGCGCGGGCGGCCCCGCGTGGTAGCGCGCCCGGTCCCGCGGCCCGATCACGAACGCGCCCTCGGACGCCGAGCACAGCACCAGCGTGGTGGCGGTGTCCGGCGCGTGCACGTGCGTGACCGCGTCGAGCCTCTGGTGGGCGATGGCGCTCACCCACGGTCGCAGCCGCTGGTCCACACCCGGGACAACCGCCGAAATCTCCAAGAACTTCCCACCACCCCGCGACGAAGCTGGCCCCATGATCGTCATCGCAGGTGCCACGGGCACCGTCGGCCGCGAAGCCACCCGCCTGCTCACCGACCGCGCCACCCCGTTCCGCGCCCTGTCCCGCACCCCCACCGCCGGCCGGACCCACGCCGACCCCGCCGACCCGGCCTCCCTGGGCCAAGCCCTCACCAGCGCCTCGGCCCTGCTGCTCATCGGCCCCGGCACCCCCGACCTCCCCGCCTACGACCAGGCGTTCCTCGCCGCCGCCGAACGAGCGGGCGTGACCCGCGTGGTGAAGCTGTCCTCGATCCCGGTCGGTCCGGTGGCGCGGTGGCACCGGGCGGGCGAGGAGGCGACGCGGACCTTCCCCGAGTGGACCCTGTTGCGCCCCAGCCTGTTCGCCTCCAACTCCCTCCAGTGGGCCCCGCTCGTCGCCGCCGGCGAACCGATCCCCAACCCCACCGGCGACGCCCGCCTGGGCGTGGTCGACCCGCGCGACCTGGCGGAGGTCGCCGTGGCCGCCCTGCTCGACGACCACCACGGCCGCACCTACACGCTCACCGGCCCGGAACTGCTGAGCGCGCCCGAGCAGGTGGCCGTGCTGGCGGAGGTCCTGGGCCGGCCGCTGACGACGGTGGACGCGCCACTGGCCGAGTACGCCGAAGTCCTCCGCGACGCGGCGATCCGGACCGACGACATTGCGTCGGTCCTGGGACGCCCGGCTCGCGACTACGCCACGTGGGCGCGCGAGTGCTACCCCCGCCCCTGACGCCCCACGGCCACCGACCAGCCCCAAACCGACCCCAACTACTCCTGATAGCTCAGCGAACCACCCCCGAACAGCTCAACCGGGGGCGGCCACCCACCGCCTTCCGGCCCTTCTTCGACCCCTCCCCCGCCGCTACGCTGCTGAATCGTGGCACCGGCACCGACCCGCGGAGCCGCGCGCCTGGTGCGCTGCGGCGCGGTCGGGGTGTCCACCGGCCTGCTGGCCGTGCTGGCCCACGCCACCGGCGGCGGCCACCTGCCGTCGCTGCCGCACCTGCTGGTGTTCGCGCTGGCCATCGGCTGGACGTGCCTGCCGCTGACCGACCGGCAGCTGGGCTTCGGCGAGCTGCTGGGCCTGGTCGGCGCGGTGCAGGTGGCCGCGCACGTGTTCCTGGTGCTGCTGTCCCGCCACCCGCGCGAGCTGGTGCCCGCGCCCGCGATGCTCACCGCCCACGCGCTGGCCACGCTGGTCGTGGTCGTCGCCCTGACCGGCTTCGAGCAGGCCGTGTTCCGGCTGGCCGCCGCGCTGGCGGCCGTGCTGCCGCGCCGCCTGGTCCCACCGCCCGCGGTGGCGCCGCTGCGCATCCCCATCGCCGCGCACCCGCCGCAGCCGCTGGCCGAGGTACTGCGCCGCCGCACGGTGCCCCGCCGCGGCCCGCCCGCCCACTCCTAGGTCACCCCTCCCCACACCACCGTCCCCCGGGACCGGTGGCGCCCGCCGTCCCCCCTCGCGGACCGGCGGCACCCACCCGTCCCCGGCACCGGTGGCACCTCCCCGTACCCAGGAGTCCCCCCATGACCGAGTCCTGGCGCAGCCTCGTGCGCCGCTTCCACTTCTACGCGGGCGTGCTCGTCGGCCCGTTCGTGCTCATCGCCGCCCTGACCGGCGTGCTCTACGCCGCGACGCCGCAACTGGAGTCGTGGCTGTACTCCGACCACCTGCGGGTGCCCGCGTCCGAGCAGACCGTGCCGCTGTCCGAGCAGGTCAAGGCCGCCGTCGCCACCCGCCCCGACGACCAGTGGGTCGCGGTCCGCCCCTCGCCCGGACCGGGCGAGACCACGCGCGTGCTGTTCGCCGGCGACGGCGACGCTCGGCCCACGGTGTTCGTCGACCCCGGCACCGGCGCCGTGGTCGGCACCCTGGACACCTACGGCACCAGCGGCGTGCTGCCGCTGCGCACCACCATCGACGAGATCCACCGCAACCTGCTGCTCGGCGAACCGGGCCGGCTCTACAGCGAGCTGGCCGCGTCCTGGCTGTGGGTCGTCGCCCTGGGCGGCGTGTTCCTGTGGTTCAGCCGCCGCCGCGCGCAGCGCGTCAAGACCACGACCAAGCGGCACGCCACGCTCGGCCTGTGGGTGCTGGCGGGCGCCCTGTTCCTGTCCGCGACCGGCCTGACCTGGTCCACCTACGCCGGCGAGAACGTCGCCGACCTGCGCGCGGCGCTGAACTGGAGCACCCCGGCGCTGGGCGGCAACGACGACCACGCCGGGCACGACATGAGCGACCCCATCCCGGTGTTCCCCGGCGAGGTCGACTCCGTGCTGGAGACCGCCCGCACCGAGGGCGGCATCGACGCGGCCAGGATCGAGATCACCGCGCCGCCGATGGCCGGGATGGCCTGGTACGTCACCGAGATCGAGCGCGGCTGGCCCACCCAGGTCGACGCGATCGCCATCAGCGGCGGCGAGGTCTCGGAGCAGGTGAGGTTCAGCGACTACCCGCTGGCCGCGAAGCTGGCCAGGTGGGGCATCGACGCGCACATGGGCGTCCTGTTCGGCTGGCCCAACCAGATCCTGCTGCTCGCCCTGGGCCTGGGCCTGGTGACGATGGTGGTGCTCGGCTACCGCATGTGGTGGCTGCGCAGGCCCACCCGCGGCTTCGGCAGGCCGGTCCCCCGCGGCCAGTGGCGCAAGGTCCCACGAGCACAACTGGTGGTGGTGCTGGTGGTGGCCGCGGCGGTCGGCTGGTTCATCCCGCTGTTCGGCCTGTCCCTGCTGGCGTTCCTGGCCGTGGACGCCTTCCTGGGCACCAGGCGCCAGGAACAACCCCAACCGGAGCCCGAGTCGGTGTGAATTTCCGAGCGACGGCCGGCCCGGCGGCGGGCTAGCGTGGGCGTCATGCGCTTCGGTTGACGCCCCCTACCGCCCCCGGCCCGGCCGCTCGCCCGCCTGGCGGTGACGTGGGCAGCCCTGGCCCACACCGTGCCCCTGTTCCCGCTCTACGCCCTGCTGTTCACCCACACCGGCCTGTCGGACGCCCAGGTCTCGACCCTGTTCGCGATCTGGTCGATCACGGCGGTCGTGGCCGAGGTGCCGCTGGGCGCCTTCGCCGACCGCTTCTCCCGCCGGTGGTCAGTGGTCGCGTCGGGGACCTGCCAGGCCGCCGGCTACGCCCTGTGGACGGCCCTGCCCGGCTTCCCCGGCTTCGCCGCGGGCTTCGTCCTCTGGGGCGTGGGCGGTGCCCTGTCCTCAGGCGCCCTGGAAGCCCTCCTCCACGACGCACTGGAGGCGGCAGGCGCAGCCCCCGCCTTCGCCCGGGTCCTGGGCCGGGTCAACGCGGTGAGCCTCCTCGGCCAGATCCCGGCAGCTTTGCTGGCCACCACCCTGTTCGCCGCCGGCGGCTTCCCCCTGGTCGGCTGGGTGAGCGTGGGGGCGTGCCTGGCCGCCGCCGCGGTAGCCGTCCTACTACCGGAAACCCCGCGCCCGGCCCCGGAGAGCTACCTGACCGTCCTGAGGACGGGCCTGACCGAGACGGCCCGAACCCCGGGCGTGGCCCCGACCGCGCTGCTGGTGGCAGCCCTGCTGGCGGTCGACGCCTTCGAGGAGTACTTCCCGCTCCTGGCCAGGGACTGGGGCGTGCCGGTGGTGTGGGCGCCACTGGCCACCCTGGCGATCCCCCTGGCCGGCGCGGCGGGCGCGGCCCTGGGCGGCACCGGACTCCCCCCGGGCCCGCTGCTGGCCGCCGCGGCGGTGCTCCTGGGCGTGGCGGGACTGGCGGGGCACCCGGCGGGCCTGGCGGCGGTGGCTGTTTTCTACGGCGTCTACCAGTTCGTGCTGGTGGGGGCGGAGGCGCGGTTGCAAGAGCGGATCACCGGTGACGCGCGGGCGACCGTGACCTCGGTGGCGGGGTTGGGCAGCGAGGTGCTGTCCCTGGCCGTGTACGCCGCCTGGGCGGTGGGCGGCGTGCCCGCGGTGGCGGCGGGGGTGCTGCTCCTGGCCGGCTGCCTGACCCGCCTGCGACGCCCGGCGGAGCACAGCCAGGCGTGAGGGACCGCTGGTACCGTCGGCCCGCGTCTCAAGTAATTGCACGTAAGATGAGACCGCGGATCGGCCGTGGTGGAGCGAGGCTGCGCGTGGGTGCTGGTCAGCGGGGCACGTGGCGGGCCGAGCGGCGCGTGCTCGTGGTCGTACGCAACTTCACCACCCTGGACCGCCTCCTGTCCGTGCTCGACGTCCTCGAACTCGACGGTTTCACCGAGGTCGAGTTCACCGTCGACGCCGGCTCCGCCTTCGCCCACGGCATCGCCGACCACGTGCGGCGACTCGGAGGGACCGTTCTCCCGTGGTCGGAAGCGCGCGCCGTGCGATGGGACCTGGTGCTGGCCGCCCACGTGACCCCGGAGCTGGCCGAACTGGCGGGCCCGCTGCTCACCGTGCCGCACGGTGCCGGCTACCGGCGCGTCCCGCCGTCCACCTCCGGTGGTGAGACATCGCCCGCCGGGCTCACCCGCGCAGAGCTGCTGCACGAGGGCCGCCCCGTCCCCGCGCGGATCGGCCTGTCCCACCAGGAGCAGCTGGCCCACCTGCCGGCGGAGGTGCGCGACCGCGCCGTGGTGATCGGCGACCCCGTCATGGACCGGTTGCGCGCGAGCCACGACCTGCGCCACCGCTACCGCGGGCTGCTGGGCGTCGAGCCGCACCAGCGACTGGTCGTGATCAACTCCACCTGGGGCGAGCACTCGACCCTGGGTGTCGCACCGGACCTGCCGCACCGCCTGCTCGCCCAACTGCCCGCCGACGCCTACCGCGTGGCCCTGGTCCAGCACTGGAACATCCGGCAGGCGCACAGCGGGTTCGAGGTCGACCGCGTCCTGCGCGGCGCGCTGGAGTGCGGGCTGATCGCCGTGCCCCCGGAGCGGGGCTGGCACGCCGCCCTCATGGCGGCGGACCTCGTCGTCGGCGACCACGGCTCGGTCACGTTGTACGCCGCCGCGCTGGGCAAGCCGGTGCTGCTGACCTCGGACGGCGGCCCGGAGGTCGACCCGACCTCCGCCGACGCGCGGCTGTGGGCGGCGAGCGAGCGCGTATCCGTCGGGGGCGACCTCAGGAGCCAGGTCGACACGGCGCTGCTCCGGCACGACCCGCGCCGGCTGCGCGAGTTCACCGACCGCGTCCTGGGCGTCCCCGGCCAGTCGGCGCGCCTCCTCAACGACGTGGTCCGCGAGCTGGTGGACCTGCCGCCCGCGCCCCCGCCGCGACTGCCCCCGCTCCCCGAACCGGCCCGGGTCGAGACACCGACCGCCGGCAGCCACTGGTGCGTCGCGAAGATCGGGCCGGGCACCGGGGCGCGGGTGGAGCTGGAGCGGTTCCCCGCCGTGGCGGGCCAGTCGCCGCCGACGGCGGGCGACCCGTTCCTGGTGGTCGACACCCAGCGGGAGGTCGACGAGGTGCGCCGGTCCAACGCGGAAGTCCTCGTCAGCTCCGAGCGGTGGTCGGAGCAGCACGCCCGCGCGTGGCTGCCCGACGTCCTCGACCGGTACCCCGGCGCCGCGCTCGCCGCGGCCCGCCTCGACGCGGGGTGCGTGCTGCGGTTCCGCGACCAGGCGGTGCACGCGCTCGACCACGACGACCCCGCCGTCGCGGCCGCCGCCCTCTACGCCCTGAGGGTCGCCGGGCACGACGCCGCCCGGTTCGACGTGACCTTCGCCAGGGTGGTCGTCAAGGTGGGCACGCTGTCGCGGAACCCCGTGCTGCCCCGTTTCTGACGGCCGCTCACCCCCTCGGTCCACCGGCTCTCCGCGACCAGGTCTCGGCGAGCGGGTCACCGGTCCGGCGCGCCGAGTCGACGCCCAGTTCGCGAAGTTCGCCCCAGTCGTGGTCGAACGCCTCCAGCGCCTCGCAGAGGCGCCACACCTCGTCGTGCAGGCCCGAGACGTGCGCCAGCCGCACCGCCGACCTCAGGTTGTCCCGCTCCGCCGCGAACCAGGCCGCATCGGCGGCCTCCGCACCGAGCAGGTACCACCGGACGATCCGGTGCTCGACCCCGGCACGCGCGAAGGCGGTGTCCTCGCGCACCGCCCGACCGCGGGCGTGCAGCCGGACCAGGGGGTT
This portion of the Saccharothrix syringae genome encodes:
- a CDS encoding L-2-amino-thiazoline-4-carboxylic acid hydrolase, with translation MTTDHFNDAYVPDAEADTAAVVEGFFDHLSAYDVPAMRARHEELIAGNGHLVVDEPARHNLRMTLLLVAAHEVLTPVLGAGGAVEAVRAAFVEPLAPAVRAATAAMLDAAPDPYRAMVELVRAREVDAFGAGFAFEHPVDDDSRFEADVRRCFYYDVLMANGASELAPVMCEFDRSWIDAIEPGRHGFRFERVTTIGTGGSHCPFHFGRTG
- a CDS encoding helix-turn-helix domain-containing protein, with the translated sequence MSAIAHQRLDAVTHVHAPDTATTLVLCSASEGAFVIGPRDRARYHAGPPARRTVVRLAPGRAQAVLGVPADELAGRVVPLGELWSGADALEPAALTSALLRRVASIDPGRSDLVHAATGLLRTRGVAETAVALNVSERQLRAVFTRAVGLSPKRFARVDRVRRVVARGRRGGWARVAVELGYFDQAHLSAEFRAVMGVSPGAFARGDLPAATYC
- a CDS encoding DoxX family protein; translated protein: MTTTETTADARTAKLNDVTLAAFRVVVSFLFGVHGLMGLGFLGGIDGQGTAVPFGSWPGWYGSVIELVGAVLVLLGLAARPAAFVLSGVMAYAYFTVHQPEGLLPVHNGGELAAVYSWVFLLLAVFGPGAFTLQRAFRR
- a CDS encoding NAD(P)H-binding protein — translated: MIVIAGATGTVGREATRLLTDRATPFRALSRTPTAGRTHADPADPASLGQALTSASALLLIGPGTPDLPAYDQAFLAAAERAGVTRVVKLSSIPVGPVARWHRAGEEATRTFPEWTLLRPSLFASNSLQWAPLVAAGEPIPNPTGDARLGVVDPRDLAEVAVAALLDDHHGRTYTLTGPELLSAPEQVAVLAEVLGRPLTTVDAPLAEYAEVLRDAAIRTDDIASVLGRPARDYATWARECYPRP
- a CDS encoding PepSY-associated TM helix domain-containing protein, with translation MTESWRSLVRRFHFYAGVLVGPFVLIAALTGVLYAATPQLESWLYSDHLRVPASEQTVPLSEQVKAAVATRPDDQWVAVRPSPGPGETTRVLFAGDGDARPTVFVDPGTGAVVGTLDTYGTSGVLPLRTTIDEIHRNLLLGEPGRLYSELAASWLWVVALGGVFLWFSRRRAQRVKTTTKRHATLGLWVLAGALFLSATGLTWSTYAGENVADLRAALNWSTPALGGNDDHAGHDMSDPIPVFPGEVDSVLETARTEGGIDAARIEITAPPMAGMAWYVTEIERGWPTQVDAIAISGGEVSEQVRFSDYPLAAKLARWGIDAHMGVLFGWPNQILLLALGLGLVTMVVLGYRMWWLRRPTRGFGRPVPRGQWRKVPRAQLVVVLVVAAAVGWFIPLFGLSLLAFLAVDAFLGTRRQEQPQPEPESV
- a CDS encoding MSMEG_6728 family protein, yielding MQTFLPCPTFGRSAAALDTRRLGKQRVETLQVLRALVWPEYGWKRHPAVLMWRGFTPALVAYGVAVCDEWRRRGHRDGVRAVLLDYTGGYEPTWSWCLTEGLLPPWLGDEELHRSHQSSLIRKDPEHYGPMFPGVPDDLPYVWPGECYPRDVPDTPGLVAWWLDRPPLPDEHLPPAPPLDHRPGPSVAREPTRADLEAMRAEAEDPRTVRFFRQGQVLPLPTSRFTLQVNS
- a CDS encoding SDR family oxidoreductase; translation: MAETAIEHPGLTDEMHPEPDHGEQTYRGTGRLAGKRAVITGGDSGIGRAVAIAFAREGADVLISYLPDEEKDARDTARLVEEAGRRAVTVPGDLVEQSQCAAVVARAVEEFGGIDVLVSNAAHQMAQEDGLLGIGDEQFDRVMKTNVYALFWLCKAAVPHMGEGSAIITTSSIQGFQPSPQLLDYATSKAAIVNFTKGLAQDLAGRGIRVNSVAPGPVWTPLIPATMPPDAVEGFGEDTPLGRAAQPAELAPLYVFLASGESSYLTGEVVGVTGGKPLT
- a CDS encoding YciI family protein; translated protein: MRFMVIVKATAETEAGVQPSEEVITQMHAFNEELVKAGVMLAGEGLHPSSKGARVFFSGDERTVVDGPFAETKELIAGFWLLEVKSLEEAVEWVKRVPNPTGEQSQIEIRQVFSSEDFENAPQEIIDRENELRARADARG
- a CDS encoding RNA polymerase sigma factor; this encodes MATDARRAVEAVWRIESARLIAGLARMVRDVGLAEELAQDALVSALEQWPEAGVPRNPGAWLMTAAKNRAVDLIRRRQNYQRKLEQIGRDTEHDHAPDASTGVGDINDDLLRLVFTACHPVLSTEAQVALTLRMLGGLATDEIARAFLVPESTVAQRIVRAKKTLAKANVPFEVPAEDERDARLASVLGVIYLIFNEGYSATAGDDWMRPGLCEDALRLARVLAGLMPREPEVHGLVALLEIQASRARARVGPNGEPVLLLDQNRARWDQLLIRRGLEALAKAESLGGAAGPYALQAAIAACHARARTAEETDWTRIAGLYEALALVTPSPVVALNHAVAISMAFGPAIGLELVDELLEEPALKGYHLLPSVRGDLLVKLGRNDEARTEFERAAGLTRNERERKLLLDRAAAC
- a CDS encoding MFS transporter, with the protein product MKLDQRDFARFWAADTVSLAGTHVTTLALKAVAVLTLGASTTVAGLLESARWLPYLLLGLVAGVLVDRRRRLPLLIGTDFARAAVLALVPLLAFTGLLTIPLLAAIVLVFGTLSLFHDAAHQSFLPRLVTRQQLTDANARMEQTRSAAQGVGPLVGGALVKLIGGPLAFLVDAVSYLISGLVLSGLRTPEPPPTPEERHLRTEIRDGLRWVYHHPVLRPMALATHAWFFFSSMVSATYTVLVLDELHFDPFEFGVTFAVGGAGALLGASLAGRACRRFGEGQVILVGRWLTPAAYALLPFATATTSGFALLCAAQFAFYFAIGLESPGEMGYRQAVTPDRLQGRMNGTMRSINRAAIVFGAPLGGVLADTLGFTTALWIAIAGLTVQAVGITCSSVRTARV